gaacaaatcaATATTCGCtcgtaataataaaggaaaaaaaaaaggctcGAAATTAGATTGGATTGAATCGAGCgtagattttaaaaatgaattgcCCTTTTAGATCatattgattaaaaagaaaggaataaataatctattctgctctcttaaaaattattcgttacATTCGTAGAATTTAGAAAGTtcgaagcaaagaaaaagaagcaaaagaaaaaaaaagaaaaaagaaaaaaaaagaaaagaaaagaaacgaaaaaaaaaaaaagaaaagaagcaaaCGCATCTCGCGTATATTGTAacagtatattttttttttttttttttttttttttttttttttttctttagtataCCATTTGTACTCCTCTTACAGTGAGtgcattttatttatcaatgaagTTCCAAAGAGTTTTGCAATCTCGCACAAGCGATTCTTGCGTATAAtaagatatagagagaaagaagatttgaaataaattcataaaaacaaaattggaTGTTGATCATTAAAAATCCTTTTTGTTCTATGAAAgtattcaaaattataataatatatacataatgttTTCCAAAGTCGAGAGAACACAGGGTAACACTAgttttacaatataattattattattatcattattattattactattattattattattattaatactattaaagaaaaaaaaaaaaaaaaaagagaaataaataaaaataaaagagaaaaacaaacgaacgaacaaagaaacaaacaaacaaagaaaaaaaaaaaacgaatgattTAATGTCGAACGTGTgacaaattaattgataaaaataacgaatgaaACGTTAAATATATACGGACACAAAATATGATCATGACAATTtgaacatatgtatgtatgtatgtgtcacGTTtactcgttattatagtcatgaacatatttaataataatagtcaattggaatttcatttttattgtgaGTAAGTCagtttataattttaagtGTTTAACGATGAACAATATAGTCGGACGATGCTATATAATGATgctatataatgatatatatatatatatatatatatatatatatatatatatacatacatatatatactagaattgcaatatatttgaaaatgtatTCTTGTATACACATCCTCGACTTCCAAACATAAGGAcgcatatattttaatgattgtATATAAACAGAAACTGTGACGCTTATTTTCCATTATCGTGTGTTTCACAagccaatataaaatttcttcttaaaaAATGCATTACGTGTTATTTAAAGAGAACTGTATTCGCGAAGTGTCTTCTGGAAATAATCatcattttcgaaaataaaataaaataaaataaaataaaaaaaaaaaaacaacaaaaaaaaagaaagaaataaaagaaacgagcGATTCCACCCAATTAAATTGTACATGCAAAGGAGCATATGTATAGTCTTAAgcatttttatacaaaatattacgAAGTATTGTGATCATAtaccaaaacaaaaaaaaacatacgcATATAAGCGCTTGGCGCGCATCACAatcatacacatacgtacacacacacatacacacacacacacacatacacacatacggaGACAGACATAAAAATAAGACAGAACAAAAATCATAGAcaatgtattttaatttttaatcaaatatatttcatttcaagaAGAAATTGTGAAATAAACTGTATCGATAAACGTGTGCATTAAGATAATCACATTTTAGATCGATAAATGATACAGGTGAGTATATACTGACGATTTACAAAATGattgcatataatataatataacgatcattatatatatatatgtactaaaCATATAGTATTACAAACGTGTTTATGCCACcctaatttattatataggaAATCTATTAAACGAAGGTATAAACaagaatattttaagatattaagattaagtatatatatatatatatacttaataagTAATGGATTATATATCACATTTTCATATTacattacaataaaaataagtctTCGAAGATTTTGTTTAAAAGTCAGTATTGGATTCATTCTTTGTGATAAAGACGGCGTATAAAGGGTGCAAGTAGATTCATTAAACGTAAACTGGATCTGTAAAAAAGACGatttaatgagaataataaattgtttcttaacaatcataattattcgaaaaggagaagaataggaagaagaaaaagaagaggaatatAGAAGATACAAGAAAGTTTAAAACATTTACCTGTGTGTAGATTTCGGTGAGACAGTTGGTTTCTCCAAATGTTCGACATTTGGTTTCTCATCTTCTGGTTTGGCATTGTACAACATAGATTCGAGCAACGATATGTCAGATTGATTGGTACCAATGACATCACCAGCCAATAAAAGAGCTTCGACTGGTGCAACGACCACAACTACACCGTCAACGTGAATACGATAATTGTCAGTGCCATTTTGTCTTTGATCATAATGATCACCGGTGTTAGAAAGTgttgaggatgaggatgaagtTGTAGATGAAGATTCCTCAATTGGCAAACACCTTACGTGAGTTCCAACAAAtgcgaataataacaaaagagtTGTAGTTTTGAACAATCTCATATTAATCGAGAACATTGTTAGATCCGCGacgttatgaaaaaaaaaaaaaaaaaaaaaaaaaaagaagaaaaagaaaatcaaaaattattatagattctCTTTGAAATGGGAATTATACGCtacacgatttttttttcttcttctttctatttctttctttctttctttcttttcttttttttgttttatttttcgtattatcTTTTGCGATTTAAGAAAAGTGACGATAGGAGGAACGTCTTGACTATACGAAGGACGAACGTGGTATGACCTCCGCTAGGTACCATCGACCAGGAAAAGATACCTGGTCCCACCACTTTGCCTCCTGATCACCGGCTAACCAAGTTCAAGAACCTGTCGAAGAACCGAATCgactttttttatcttgtcgTTCtacgtcatatatatatatatatatatatatgtatatatatacatattatctcttttacgattctcttttaatatataccaattaaacataattcaaattattaatcgttccaaattcaaacaaataaatattataaattttcctatgataaatataacgtaaatattttataatattacttgtataagtattcgaaaatatttttttggagTTAAACATTCAGACGACATGTATCTTAACTCGATTCGTCCGTTTGGTTGGTTGTATTAATCTAGCATAAATTAACGGATTCGATATcatacaataagaaaaaacaaaattcctACCAGATttcgaataaaagaattaacaaaatacacacacacacatatacatatatatatatatatacatacacaaaatTTGATATTCAAGAGTGGATCTTCTATCAGAAACACAAACGAGGAATGTTCAAACCCGTTATAATCGAATCCTGTTAACATTCTATACGATGCTTCAATGTCCTATCgtctctactttttttttatttatttattatttatttatttatttatttattcgtgttttttgttcttttcttttctgaacTACCAcctcaaaatattatatgctTCTTAAGGCTTCATAAAGTGATTACATTGCGGAATCAATTGgtttatcatcgtcatcatcttcattattgtcatcatcgtcatctcTCGAATGATATAAACGAGATTCGATTTGTAAAAGGGCAACGTCCTAACGTGGCCCCCATCGAGAGTATTCGTTTCCGCGATTCTTCCGGCTTGTGCTTCTGCTACATAAAAAGCCGTCCCCGCTTACCGTAACCTTGCCCTTGCGTTCACGTTTCTCACACGTGCACCTGAACACACACAGATgcataaacatacacacatatatatatatatatatatatatatatatatatatatatatacacatatacacacatgtacgTATGCACGCCCGCAAGAACTTTACAAAAGAAATGCAGTTCTACTTCCGCGTTTGCATTACGGATTTTTCGCAAGGGAATTGCGATCTTACATCTTTGTGTTactttatttagaaataagagagaaaaaaaaagaaaataatacgtttatatgtttattcttttcttttttgtctttttcttttttttccttttcttttctttttttttttttttttttttgtataacatCAAGACCAACTTCAAGACTTAGGGATTGGTAAGGAATCTTTGTAAACAACAATGACGATTTTATCtgacaataaatttatttatttcgtatagAAAAGAATAGGAGGATTAATCAAATTCGATattctttacatttttcttttttctaatgttctttcttttctttctttctttttttgttttttttttttttttttctaataaatacaaaatacatataataataatataatatttatcgattaattatatagatatatatatatatctacgtatgaAATCGACGATTTGATcctatttatttaatcgaatcTAGGAcgattatatgatataattgttTCGTCGTAGTTCAATGGAGGTATgtctgaaagaagaagaaaaaaaaaaggaaaaaaaaaagataagaaaaagaaaatctttcccTCCCCCCTTCACCTCCCCGCCCTTCTACCACCCTACccacaacaacaataacaataacaacaacgataagaCTTCAATTACGTGACCATAATATTACccggggaaaaaagaaacattaatgGACGAGggtaaaaatacaaaaacgtGTTCTATCCTAATATCATTCTAAACGATAAGGTCAATAATTTTGATACTGACTGCAGTATCGTTTATTGAAGTTTGTTCGTCGTATTAGCAGAGTCCTGTTGACCGTTTAACGTTGTCCTTTCGTCGTCCTCCTTCGAAGTAGATCCTGATGAATTATTCTTGGAAAGTGATTGCGAGTTGTTAACTTGTTGGGTCAATTCGAAATCTTGATCTTTACGATCGTTCGAATGGTCATTCTCCTGTTTTCCTAATTCTTTCAAATCCTGAAGATCCTTATCGTTGTTCTTTGGAATCCTTATGATGTCGACCTTATAAGGTTTGccagttttaatattttcactaATATCCTCGTtcattaatgacaatattggCTCATTCTGTACGGCAATCTTATTTTTCTGACCGACCGTCAATTGTCTcgttatcgatttaaaatcaaGAAAGGATAGATCGTTAAACAATGATCCCTTGGttatgaaaacgaaaaagaaattatctaaATCGGCACGAACGTTCATTTTGCCGTCCTGTCGTTGATCGTAAGTAATCGGTGCCGCattggaatagaaaaaaattgacaaagtGACAATTAACAGATTTGATAGCatcattttgattttaatttcttcgtctttgtcttcgtttccttctttttcttcttctttttcttcttcttcttggaatttttgattttgtgaaagagaaatgaacaAACAGTTTCAACGGTGCTCGTGCGAAGTTCGATCGACGACTGATGTAAGATTTCTGCTTTCCTTCGTCGTGTAACCATCaccgatgataacgatgaaaagGAGAGGgtaaacgaagaaaagtaaGGTGTCCAAAGAATATTCAACCGAGACCATTTACCGTtgaccatttcttttttttttcgctttttttctcttttttggtCCTTTTTTGGCTTCGCTCGTTTGTACCGTATTATCGCATGAATTTTTAACCGGTGATTTGCAAGTTTGCCcgaaacgataaaatgaaatataaataatgaaaaagatgaagaagaagaagaagaaagagatgaatgAAATATGAGAAGAGTTAATAAAatgagataatatttattcaaacacaatttattttcgtttataagtatttatatatatatatatatatatatatttttttttttttttcattgataatacTTCTAAAACTACGTCCTACGAtgagttttctttatttgttggtttttttttttttttttttaacgtaacaaaaagaaaaaaaactaatacTCTTTTTGagtttaataatagaaattcacTTAATGATATCAATTGATCTAAATCACAATGaatttttgttgaaaaaattatattataataaatcaagaattgtatgtaataaacgtgaataaacgaacgaacgattacattttcttttttcttttttttttttttatgtgtgtttcccccccccccccttaaGATTATCACAACGTTTATATTAGTCTTCGATATTGttagaaaatatcaatgacGGAGATTGCATCGATccaacgaaaatatttttaaaagtgaatattctatgaaagaaattattttgaaaataacgatgtaataaaccatttatataaaaaataaaatcatacatAAAGATCTAAGataaagttatatttatttattcgtcaaATTCTTACTTGCaaattaaaatctataattttataaattgacAATACGATCGGATCATGATGGAGGaacgtagaaaaatatatattgcgaAGAACTCTAtctattatatgaaattatatcatataatttcaaaaacgttaataaaaatcaagacATGAttacattatcaatatttataaaatacatatttgaGATTTATAATGTAACTATAAtcttataaatgaataaattcttATCAATGAAAATCTCAAGCTTTCGACAGGAGacacgtaaataataaaatcgaacaaattctgtatgaaaatatgttatatttatataaaaaaaaaaaaaaaaaaaagaaaaaataatcatcatCGAAATATAATCTCCCGTATCCATATTGACggataattttacatttaattgttTACCAATAAATTTGCGATACATGAATGCGCGCACGTACGCGCACAAACgcacgaataaaaaaaaaaaaaaaaaaaagaaagaaaataacaaaaaaaaaaaaaacgaacacaAAGTACATAGACAAATGTCGCTTTCGTGTTtgacattaaataaaaattaaagtaaaataattaaaataacataattattatccaaaTGATACGAATTTGGAACGATTATTCGATGATTGTATCTTCAAGATATCTCTAAGCTGTGCTCTCTTTTTTAACGGTGATCTTGCAATTACTATGACATCTTCTTTATTAGACGaagtttctattttatcttctatcgttgatatcgttgcATTTTCCGTAGATTGTTCGATCCTTAATGTAGTCATCATTGAATCATTCGTTGGTGTAATTTCTGTGGAATCCGTTTTAATGATCGAAGATGTAGATGCATTAATGGACGAAGTACTCGAGGGTTCAACCGAGGACGAGGTCGTAGGCTTTGAAATCGGTTTTATGGTAAAGTCAGCGTAATCGTAAAAGTAATCATAatcctataaaataaaagaaaaagaaagaacaaaacaagaagaaaaaagaagaagaagaagaaaattatttaatcattatgaTCACACGCAAAGAGTGTCCTTATCTTTcagcaaaaagaagaaaaaaaaaaaaaacaagagagaaagcattCATAGTTAGAAAAGttcattcatatatgtatatatttaactatttgttctctcctctcttctttttatcaaagaagagagaaaaaaagaaagaggaggagaaggagaagaaga
This DNA window, taken from Vespa crabro chromosome 24, iyVesCrab1.2, whole genome shotgun sequence, encodes the following:
- the LOC124432231 gene encoding uncharacterized protein LOC124432231 isoform X1, with protein sequence MSFVFYAFAFCFHTYLLLDTVLTKPTVTYDQRQTGEHNVQIDLKDLKILAFVDSKILEDYTDYDYFYDYADFTIKPISKPTTSSSVEPSSTSSINASTSSIIKTDSTEITPTNDSMMTTLRIEQSTENATISTIEDKIETSSNKEDVIVIARSPLKKRAQLRDILKIQSSNNRSKFVSFG
- the LOC124432287 gene encoding uncharacterized protein LOC124432287, whose product is MFSINMRLFKTTTLLLLFAFVGTHVRCLPIEESSSTTSSSSSTLSNTGDHYDQRQNGTDNYRIHVDGVVVVVAPVEALLLAGDVIGTNQSDISLLESMLYNAKPEDEKPNVEHLEKPTVSPKSTHRSSLRLMNLLAPFIRRLYHKE
- the LOC124432231 gene encoding uncharacterized protein LOC124432231 isoform X2, producing MVPTVTYDQRQTGEHNVQIDLKDLKILAFVDSKILEDYTDYDYFYDYADFTIKPISKPTTSSSVEPSSTSSINASTSSIIKTDSTEITPTNDSMMTTLRIEQSTENATISTIEDKIETSSNKEDVIVIARSPLKKRAQLRDILKIQSSNNRSKFVSFG